The following proteins are encoded in a genomic region of Xenopus laevis strain J_2021 chromosome 3L, Xenopus_laevis_v10.1, whole genome shotgun sequence:
- the LOC108711746 gene encoding transmembrane protein 272 has product MGEADNSRVPLLGAMQDQFVPQPLAIGGKVILTAIHIANIAIGAVYINDCPGQYLIPYYLIITGAVSLLLLFLTCLPCGDGREPPRTSWAVLCSQGVLMLFLFCFFIAGNVWVYSLYPDSTKQCNRILYLYAFWIITLVYIFIGVAVILYMCVLGCLAVAAAYFAARAQVDA; this is encoded by the exons ATGGGGGAGGCAGACAATTCCCGTGTCCCACTCCTAGGAGCCATGCAGGATCAGTTTGTTCCACAACCACTGGCAA TTGGTGGGAAGGTGATCCTTACAGCCATTCATATCGCCAATATTGCCATTG GTGCTGTTTATATAAACGACTGCCCCGGGCAGTATCTCATCCCTTATTATCTCATTATTACGGGCGCAGTCTCCCTACTGCTTCTCTTTCTCACGTGCCTCCCCTGCGGAGATGGAAGGGAGCCCCCTAGGACTAGTTGGGCTGTCCTGTGTTCTCAGGGAGTCTTAATGCTGTTCCTCTTCTGTTTTTTCATTGCTG GCAATGTGTGGGTATATTCTCTGTATCCAGATTCCACCAAACAATGTAACCGCATCCTGTACCTGTACGCCTTCTGGATCATCACACTGGTGTACATCTTTATCGGTGTCGCGGTTATCCTTTATATGTGCGTCCTGGGATGTCTCGCAGTAGCCGCGGCTTATTTTGCTGCCAGAGCCCAGGTAGATGCGTAA